The Georgenia faecalis genome includes a window with the following:
- a CDS encoding TRAP transporter substrate-binding protein — protein MRPTKATILTMATASALVLAACGGGDTAADGDGGGADGRSLRLALNQTEEHPSFIALENFGSTLDEATDGRWSIDVYPNETLGAQAEALQLVSDGSVEMAIVSGPQLENLNEDFVVFNLPKVFDDVEHQMSVIHDPEITGDLYASLEQSNSVTVLGGFTQGARSVYTTFGPVTTPDDLAGKKMRVQESDLHIAMAEALGASATPMAYGELYTGLQSGVVDAAENNEVSFHTQRHYEVAPHWSQTNHLVGLDYLIINSDVLAEMSEEDRAAFDEAWTAAHEEHTELWMTATEEAIAAAEAGGATFNEVDEAAFDAVLAPLAEEFITNESQQALFDAARAAAE, from the coding sequence ATGAGGCCGACGAAGGCAACGATCCTCACCATGGCGACGGCGTCTGCGCTCGTGCTCGCCGCGTGCGGTGGCGGCGACACGGCGGCCGACGGCGACGGTGGCGGTGCGGACGGGCGCAGCCTGCGCCTGGCCCTCAACCAGACCGAGGAGCACCCCTCGTTCATCGCCCTCGAGAACTTCGGGTCGACCCTCGACGAGGCCACCGACGGTCGCTGGAGCATCGACGTCTACCCCAACGAGACGCTCGGCGCCCAGGCCGAGGCCCTCCAGCTCGTCTCGGACGGCTCTGTCGAGATGGCCATCGTCTCCGGGCCCCAGCTCGAGAACCTCAACGAGGACTTCGTCGTCTTCAACCTCCCCAAGGTCTTCGACGACGTCGAGCACCAGATGAGCGTCATCCACGACCCCGAGATCACCGGTGACCTCTACGCCTCCCTGGAGCAGTCGAACTCCGTCACCGTCCTCGGCGGGTTCACCCAGGGTGCCCGCAGCGTCTACACGACGTTCGGCCCCGTGACGACGCCCGACGACCTCGCCGGCAAGAAGATGCGCGTCCAGGAGTCCGACCTCCACATCGCGATGGCGGAGGCGCTCGGCGCCTCGGCCACGCCCATGGCGTACGGCGAGCTCTACACCGGCCTGCAGTCCGGGGTCGTCGACGCCGCCGAGAACAACGAGGTCTCCTTCCACACCCAGCGCCACTACGAGGTGGCCCCCCACTGGTCGCAGACGAACCACCTCGTCGGGCTCGACTACCTCATCATCAACTCCGACGTGCTCGCCGAGATGTCCGAGGAGGACCGCGCCGCGTTCGACGAGGCGTGGACCGCCGCCCACGAGGAGCACACGGAGCTGTGGATGACGGCGACCGAGGAGGCCATCGCCGCGGCGGAGGCCGGCGGCGCCACGTTCAACGAGGTCGACGAGGCGGCGTTCGACGCCGTCCTCGCGCCGCTCGCCGAGGAGTTCATCACCAACGAGAGCCAGCAGGCCCTCTTCGACGCGGCCCGCGCGGCGGCCGAGTAA
- the larB gene encoding nickel pincer cofactor biosynthesis protein LarB, producing MTEPHAPGEVPDVAHLDLDRGARRGYPEAVLCGPKTPEQVGAIAAEIGRTGTRALFTRATPAHAAAVLAALPDALHVPEAQLLAWPPEPPEPTGGLVVVVSAGTSDLPVAREAELTAQHLGRRTELVVDVGVAGLHRVLARLDLLRSARVVVVAAGMDGALPSVVAGLVAAPVVAVPTSVGYGAAFSGLAPLLSMLNACAPGVAVVNIDNGYGAGHLAAQIAAS from the coding sequence GTGACCGAGCCCCACGCGCCGGGCGAGGTCCCCGACGTCGCCCACCTCGACCTCGACCGCGGGGCCCGCCGCGGCTACCCCGAGGCGGTGCTCTGCGGCCCGAAGACGCCGGAGCAGGTCGGCGCCATCGCCGCCGAGATCGGCCGCACGGGGACGCGCGCCCTGTTCACCCGGGCGACGCCGGCGCACGCCGCGGCGGTGCTGGCCGCCCTGCCCGACGCCCTGCACGTGCCCGAGGCGCAGCTGCTCGCCTGGCCGCCGGAGCCCCCCGAGCCCACCGGTGGCCTGGTGGTCGTCGTCAGCGCCGGCACCTCCGACCTGCCGGTGGCGCGCGAGGCCGAGCTCACGGCGCAGCACCTGGGTCGGCGCACGGAGCTCGTCGTCGACGTCGGGGTGGCCGGCCTGCACCGGGTCCTCGCCCGCCTCGACCTCCTCCGATCCGCCCGGGTGGTCGTCGTCGCCGCGGGCATGGACGGTGCCCTGCCGAGCGTCGTGGCGGGCCTCGTGGCCGCGCCGGTCGTCGCCGTGCCGACCTCGGTGGGGTACGGCGCCGCCTTCTCCGGCCTCGCGCCGCTGCTGAGCATGCTCAACGCGTGCGCCCCCGGCGTGGCCGTGGTCAACATCGACAACGGGTACGGCGCCGGGCACCTGGCCGCGCAGATCGCCGCGTCCTGA
- the larE gene encoding ATP-dependent sacrificial sulfur transferase LarE, whose protein sequence is MTHDLPADTQAAAARVGALLAGRAPLGVAYSGGVDSATLLALAVRALGAENVVAILGVSPSLATDERRAAHATAATIGARVVEVTTHEGDVAAYRANGPDRCFHCKDELFARISDELVAELGLVAVAYGENADDALRPDRPGAQAATDHAVLRPLADAGLTKAMVRAVARSLDLPVADKPAAPCLASRIPHFEEVTPAKLRQVDVAEAAVRRLGFADCRVRHHGEVARLELPAEDIARAAALHDEVHAAVSAAGFRFVALDLRGIQSGAFTLPLVAVRP, encoded by the coding sequence GTGACGCACGATCTCCCCGCCGACACGCAGGCCGCCGCGGCCCGCGTCGGCGCCCTCCTCGCCGGCCGAGCGCCGCTGGGGGTGGCGTACTCCGGGGGTGTCGACTCGGCCACGCTCCTCGCGCTCGCGGTCCGCGCGCTCGGCGCCGAGAACGTCGTGGCGATCCTCGGCGTCTCGCCCTCGCTCGCCACCGACGAGCGCCGGGCCGCGCACGCCACGGCGGCGACCATCGGCGCGCGGGTCGTCGAGGTCACCACCCATGAGGGGGACGTGGCGGCCTACCGGGCCAACGGCCCCGACCGGTGCTTCCACTGCAAGGACGAGCTCTTCGCGCGGATCTCGGACGAGCTCGTCGCCGAGCTCGGCCTCGTCGCCGTCGCCTACGGCGAGAACGCCGACGACGCCCTCCGCCCCGACCGCCCGGGGGCCCAGGCGGCGACCGACCACGCGGTCCTGCGCCCCCTCGCCGACGCGGGCCTGACCAAGGCGATGGTGCGGGCCGTCGCGCGCTCGCTCGACCTGCCGGTGGCGGACAAGCCGGCCGCCCCCTGCCTCGCCTCGCGCATCCCCCACTTCGAGGAGGTCACCCCGGCGAAGCTGCGCCAGGTGGACGTGGCGGAGGCGGCGGTGCGCCGGCTGGGCTTCGCCGACTGCCGGGTCCGCCACCACGGGGAGGTGGCCCGCCTGGAGCTGCCCGCCGAGGACATCGCGCGCGCCGCCGCGCTCCACGACGAGGTCCACGCCGCGGTGAGCGCCGCCGGCTTCCGGTTCGTCGCCCTCGACCTGCGCGGCATCCAGTCCGGCGCCTTCACCCTCCCGCTCGTCGCGGTCCGGCCGTGA
- a CDS encoding LacI family DNA-binding transcriptional regulator: MTIYDVAREAGVAASTVSRALTRPGRVNATTAEHVRATAERLGYQAGARHGSAAAGGTRLLGVVVPDLTNPLFAQVVRGAELAAAEHGYTLLTVDGQESEDRERAVVDRILGSVEGVILTGPRMSEAGIRAVAKRRPTVVLNRVVRGQPCVLTDSARGTRRAAEHLGSLGHQRITYLAGPEASWADAVRWRALREAALELELRARRVGPVAPTVAGGEQAARLWAQRPTSAVLAYNDLIAIGFVRGVRAMGLRVPANVSVVGFDNTDLGALGHPALTSVASPQQGLGTAAARNLVAMLAGARPTAEPLLLPVKLVVRDTTARRRGEPFG; the protein is encoded by the coding sequence GTGACCATCTACGACGTCGCCCGGGAGGCCGGGGTCGCCGCCTCCACGGTCTCGCGGGCCCTCACCCGCCCGGGGCGCGTCAACGCAACGACGGCGGAGCACGTGCGCGCGACCGCCGAGCGGCTGGGCTACCAGGCCGGGGCCCGGCACGGGTCGGCGGCGGCCGGCGGCACCCGCCTCCTCGGGGTCGTGGTGCCGGACCTCACCAACCCCCTGTTCGCCCAGGTCGTGCGGGGGGCCGAGCTCGCCGCCGCCGAGCACGGCTACACGCTGCTCACCGTCGACGGCCAGGAGTCCGAGGACCGCGAGCGCGCCGTGGTCGACCGGATCCTCGGCTCCGTGGAGGGCGTCATCCTCACCGGCCCGCGCATGTCGGAGGCGGGGATCCGCGCGGTCGCCAAGCGCCGGCCCACCGTGGTGCTCAACCGCGTGGTGCGGGGCCAGCCCTGCGTGCTCACCGACAGCGCGCGCGGGACCCGCCGCGCCGCGGAGCACCTCGGCTCCCTCGGGCACCAGCGGATCACCTACCTCGCCGGCCCGGAGGCCTCCTGGGCGGACGCCGTCCGGTGGCGGGCGCTGCGCGAGGCCGCGCTCGAGCTCGAGCTGCGGGCGCGCCGCGTCGGGCCGGTGGCGCCCACGGTCGCCGGCGGGGAGCAGGCGGCGCGGTTGTGGGCGCAGCGCCCCACCAGCGCCGTCCTCGCCTACAACGACCTCATCGCCATCGGCTTCGTCCGCGGCGTGCGGGCGATGGGGCTGCGGGTACCCGCCAACGTCAGCGTCGTGGGCTTCGACAACACCGACCTCGGGGCGCTCGGGCACCCCGCCCTCACGAGCGTGGCCAGCCCGCAGCAGGGCCTGGGCACGGCGGCCGCGCGTAACCTCGTCGCCATGCTGGCCGGCGCCCGGCCCACGGCGGAGCCCCTGCTCCTGCCCGTCAAGCTCGTCGTCCGGGACACCACCGCCCGACGCCGGGGAGAGCCGTTCGGCTGA
- the gndA gene encoding NADP-dependent phosphogluconate dehydrogenase yields MSDVDTTPAATAAPATAQVGVAGLAVMGRNLARNLAHHGYAVALYNRTQTRTDDLVAQYGSEGTFVPSTSLEEFVTSLERPRRIIIMVQAGAPTDAVIDALVPLLEEGDIVVDGGNAHYEDTRRREAALREHGLHFVGAGISGGEEGALNGPSIMPGGSREAYAALGPILEDISAKYDGEPCCAYMGTDGAGHFVKMIHNGIEYADMQFISEAYDVLRAAGMAPTEIAGVFQEWNTGDLDSYLIEITSEVLAHVDAETGKPLVDVVVDAAEQKGTGRWTVQTALELGVPVNAIAESVFARSTSGHPELRAAARAALSGPTGEPVKVDMGELVDDVRDALWASKVVAYSQGLDQIRTASQAYGWDVDIAEVAKIWRAGCIIRARLLERIRSEYAAQNLVTLLAAPSVSADLATAQDGWRRVVAHAVAAGLPVPGFSAALAYYDTVRAERLPAALLQGLRDFFGAHTYRRIDREGAFHTDWSGDRGEIPMR; encoded by the coding sequence ATGTCCGACGTAGACACCACACCCGCCGCGACCGCCGCCCCGGCGACCGCCCAGGTAGGGGTGGCCGGCCTCGCCGTCATGGGCCGCAACCTGGCCCGCAACCTCGCCCACCACGGCTACGCCGTCGCGCTGTACAACCGCACCCAGACGCGCACGGACGACCTCGTCGCGCAGTACGGCAGCGAGGGCACGTTCGTGCCGTCGACCTCCCTCGAGGAGTTCGTCACGAGCCTGGAGCGGCCCCGCCGGATCATCATCATGGTCCAGGCCGGCGCCCCGACGGACGCCGTCATCGACGCCCTCGTCCCGCTCCTCGAGGAGGGCGACATCGTCGTCGACGGCGGCAACGCGCACTACGAGGACACCCGCCGGCGCGAGGCGGCGCTGCGCGAGCACGGCCTCCACTTCGTCGGTGCCGGCATCTCCGGCGGCGAGGAGGGCGCCCTCAACGGCCCGTCGATCATGCCGGGCGGGTCCCGTGAGGCGTACGCGGCGCTCGGGCCCATCCTCGAGGACATCTCCGCCAAGTACGACGGCGAGCCCTGCTGCGCCTACATGGGCACCGACGGCGCCGGCCACTTCGTCAAGATGATCCACAACGGCATCGAGTACGCCGACATGCAGTTCATCTCCGAGGCGTACGACGTCCTGCGGGCCGCCGGCATGGCGCCGACGGAGATCGCCGGGGTCTTCCAGGAGTGGAACACCGGGGACCTGGACTCCTACCTCATCGAGATCACCTCCGAGGTCCTCGCCCACGTCGACGCCGAGACGGGCAAGCCGCTCGTCGACGTCGTCGTCGACGCCGCGGAGCAGAAGGGCACCGGCCGCTGGACGGTGCAGACCGCCCTGGAGCTCGGCGTCCCGGTCAACGCCATCGCCGAGTCGGTCTTCGCGCGCTCGACCTCGGGTCACCCCGAGCTGCGTGCCGCCGCCCGCGCCGCGCTCTCCGGGCCGACGGGCGAGCCCGTCAAGGTCGACATGGGCGAGCTCGTCGACGACGTCCGCGACGCCCTGTGGGCGTCCAAGGTCGTCGCCTACTCCCAGGGCCTGGACCAGATCCGCACGGCCAGCCAGGCCTACGGCTGGGACGTCGACATCGCCGAGGTCGCGAAGATCTGGCGCGCGGGCTGCATCATCCGGGCGCGCCTGCTCGAGCGGATCCGCTCCGAGTACGCGGCCCAGAACCTCGTCACGCTGCTCGCGGCGCCCAGCGTCTCCGCCGACCTCGCCACGGCCCAGGACGGCTGGCGACGCGTCGTCGCCCACGCGGTCGCCGCCGGCCTGCCGGTGCCCGGCTTCTCCGCGGCGCTCGCGTACTACGACACCGTCCGCGCGGAGCGGCTGCCCGCGGCGCTGCTCCAGGGCCTGCGCGACTTCTTCGGCGCGCACACCTACCGGCGGATCGACCGCGAGGGCGCCTTCCACACCGACTGGTCGGGCGACCGCGGCGAGATCCCCATGCGCTGA
- a CDS encoding lactate racemase domain-containing protein, producing MTWFQHEARFISRPEVEALCERLLDEARERLGIAELRRVLLLPPDLTRAHSGAGWITERLYQLLDAAGAEVHVIPTLGQHVPHTPEENRWMFGSIPQERIHAHDWKNGVTNVGTVPAEVVREATGGVVDWEIPIDLNTMLVTEPWDLVINVGHVVPHEVLGFANHNKNYFIGLGGKRLLGASHMASAVYGIENNLGNLLTPVRACFNYAEEHFLADLPDVYLQVVMDYDDSGHLAHTGVYVGDDLETYYAAARASLAQNITPFDEPVHKVVAVMQADEFRATWVANKAVYRTRMAIADGGELVVIAPGVERFGEQPEVDALIRRYGYLSQAEVIDLYRTQADMQDIPHGTAHLVHGSSEGRFTITYAPGHLSREEIESVGYGYLDIDEALARYDPAVMTDGWNTMPDGEEVYYISTPSAGLWATRDKLERRARHERQR from the coding sequence ATGACGTGGTTCCAGCACGAAGCCCGGTTCATCTCCCGCCCCGAGGTCGAGGCGCTGTGCGAGCGGTTGCTCGACGAGGCGCGCGAGCGCCTCGGCATCGCCGAGCTGCGCCGGGTGCTGCTCCTGCCGCCCGACCTCACCCGCGCCCACTCGGGGGCGGGGTGGATCACCGAGCGGCTCTACCAGCTCCTCGACGCCGCCGGGGCCGAGGTGCACGTCATCCCCACCCTCGGCCAGCACGTGCCGCACACGCCCGAGGAGAACCGGTGGATGTTCGGGTCGATCCCACAGGAGCGCATCCACGCCCACGACTGGAAGAACGGCGTGACGAACGTCGGCACGGTGCCGGCCGAGGTGGTGCGCGAGGCCACGGGCGGCGTCGTCGACTGGGAGATCCCCATCGACCTCAACACCATGCTCGTCACCGAGCCCTGGGACCTCGTCATCAACGTCGGCCACGTCGTCCCGCACGAGGTCCTCGGCTTCGCCAACCACAACAAGAACTACTTCATCGGGCTGGGGGGCAAGCGGCTGCTCGGGGCCTCCCACATGGCCTCGGCGGTCTACGGCATCGAGAACAACCTCGGCAACCTCCTCACCCCCGTGCGGGCGTGCTTCAACTACGCCGAGGAGCACTTCCTCGCCGACCTGCCGGACGTCTACCTCCAGGTCGTCATGGACTACGACGACTCAGGGCACCTGGCCCACACCGGCGTCTACGTCGGTGACGACCTCGAGACCTACTACGCGGCGGCCCGGGCGAGCCTGGCGCAGAACATCACCCCGTTCGACGAGCCGGTGCACAAGGTCGTCGCCGTCATGCAGGCCGACGAGTTCCGGGCGACGTGGGTGGCGAACAAGGCGGTCTACCGCACCCGGATGGCCATCGCCGACGGCGGCGAGCTCGTCGTCATCGCGCCCGGCGTGGAGCGCTTCGGGGAGCAGCCGGAGGTCGACGCCCTCATCCGCAGGTACGGCTACCTGTCCCAGGCCGAGGTCATCGACCTCTACCGCACCCAGGCCGACATGCAGGACATCCCGCACGGCACGGCCCACCTGGTCCACGGCTCGTCCGAGGGCCGCTTCACCATCACCTACGCCCCGGGGCACCTGAGCCGCGAGGAGATCGAGTCGGTCGGCTACGGCTACCTCGACATCGACGAGGCGCTGGCCCGCTACGACCCCGCGGTGATGACGGACGGGTGGAACACCATGCCCGACGGCGAGGAGGTCTACTACATCTCCACGCCGTCGGCCGGGCTGTGGGCCACCCGCGACAAGCTCGAGCGACGCGCCCGGCACGAGCGGCAGCGCTAG
- the uxaC gene encoding glucuronate isomerase has translation MPPLASGPHPDRLFPAQPETRAVARRLYEQVKDLPIISPHSHVPPAWLVDDQPFSDPASLLLVPDHYALRLLHANGAELSDLGRGPDGPLPLDEAAARKAWRILCENYHLFRGTPVKYWFDTTFADVFGIAETPSARTADALYDQIAEALTRPELRPRALFERFNISVLATTDDPLDDLAAHRALAADPTFTGRVVPTFRPDRFLELGRPDWPGLARRLGEVADVDTGSYAGYVAALENRRRYFVEHGAVSSDHSHYDAGTEPLDEADAARIYAAALRGEATTAETVSFRRHMMCETARMATEDGLVMTLHPAVRRDHDPVTLAHYGHDVGSDIPVGLELTEALRPLLARYGNHPNLHLVVFTIDESVYSRELAPMAGYYRSLYVGVPWWFIDAPEAIRRFRGAVTETAGFYRTSGFIDDTRAFLSIPTRHDMSRRLDAGYLAELVTQHRLTEEEAAQTAHDLVATIPAKVFKL, from the coding sequence ATGCCGCCACTCGCGTCGGGACCGCATCCCGATCGTCTCTTCCCCGCCCAGCCCGAGACCCGGGCGGTCGCGCGGCGGCTGTACGAGCAGGTGAAGGACCTGCCGATCATCTCCCCGCACAGCCACGTCCCGCCGGCCTGGCTCGTCGACGACCAGCCGTTCAGCGACCCCGCGTCGCTGCTGCTCGTGCCGGACCACTACGCCCTGCGCCTGCTCCACGCGAACGGCGCCGAGCTCAGCGACCTCGGGCGCGGCCCCGACGGCCCCCTCCCCCTGGACGAGGCCGCCGCCCGCAAGGCGTGGCGGATCCTGTGCGAAAACTACCACCTTTTCCGTGGCACGCCGGTGAAGTACTGGTTCGACACCACCTTCGCCGACGTGTTCGGGATCGCCGAGACGCCCAGCGCCCGGACGGCCGACGCCCTCTACGACCAGATCGCCGAGGCCCTCACCCGTCCCGAGCTGCGCCCCCGGGCCCTCTTCGAGCGCTTCAACATCTCCGTGCTCGCCACGACGGACGACCCGCTCGACGACCTCGCCGCCCACCGCGCCCTCGCGGCGGACCCCACCTTCACCGGGCGTGTGGTGCCGACGTTCCGGCCGGACCGGTTCCTCGAGCTGGGCCGCCCCGACTGGCCGGGCCTGGCGCGCCGGCTCGGTGAGGTCGCCGACGTCGACACCGGCAGCTACGCCGGCTACGTCGCCGCCCTGGAGAACCGGCGCCGGTACTTCGTCGAGCACGGGGCCGTCTCCTCCGACCACTCCCACTACGACGCCGGCACCGAGCCGCTCGACGAGGCCGACGCCGCGCGGATCTACGCCGCGGCCCTGCGCGGCGAGGCCACCACCGCCGAGACGGTGTCCTTCCGCCGCCACATGATGTGCGAGACGGCGCGGATGGCCACCGAGGACGGCCTCGTCATGACCCTCCACCCCGCCGTGCGCCGCGACCACGACCCGGTCACCCTCGCCCACTACGGGCACGACGTCGGCTCGGACATCCCCGTGGGCCTCGAGCTCACCGAGGCGCTGCGCCCGCTCCTCGCGCGCTACGGCAACCACCCGAACCTCCACCTCGTCGTCTTCACCATCGACGAGAGCGTCTACAGCCGGGAGCTGGCTCCCATGGCCGGCTACTACCGCTCGCTCTACGTCGGCGTGCCGTGGTGGTTCATCGACGCCCCCGAGGCGATCCGCCGGTTCCGCGGCGCCGTCACCGAGACCGCCGGGTTCTACCGGACGTCCGGCTTCATCGACGACACCCGGGCGTTCCTGTCCATCCCCACCCGCCACGACATGTCCCGGCGCCTCGACGCGGGCTACCTGGCCGAGCTCGTCACCCAGCACCGGCTCACCGAGGAGGAGGCGGCGCAGACCGCCCACGACCTTGTGGCCACGATCCCGGCTAAGGTCTTCAAGCTGTGA
- a CDS encoding mannitol dehydrogenase family protein, with protein sequence MSQPLPRLSRYHGHGRPPAPVRIAHLGLGNFFRAHQAWYTEHAGDAAEWGIAAFTGRRPDAARALAPQDGLYTLVVRTAEADDVEVIGSVSAVHAAEDNPAWLDYLRSEETAVVTLTVTEAGYRRAGEHLDLDLDHPDVRADIEALREDPTAPARTTPGRLVAGLIARRAAEGGPLTILSCDNLPGNGEVVATVVRELAEQVEPSLLPWLDSDVDFATSMVDRITPATTDEERATVREHLGLEDASPVPTEPFTEWVIQGRFPAGRPRWEDAGAVLVDDVAPYERRKLFLLNGSHSLLAYAGSIRGHQSVADAIADPTCRAWVEAWWDEAAAHVGLPEADIAAYRAALLERYGNPRIQHLLAQIAKDGSQKLPVRVLPTLRAERAAGRLPSAAVVAVAAWIAHLRGAGAPVGDVRAEEVVALARGERADAVRRVLAELAPDLGADAELATALTDQVAAFETAADA encoded by the coding sequence GTGAGCCAACCGCTGCCCCGCCTGTCCCGCTACCACGGCCACGGGCGGCCGCCGGCTCCCGTGCGCATCGCCCACCTCGGGCTCGGCAACTTCTTCCGCGCCCACCAGGCCTGGTACACCGAGCACGCGGGCGACGCCGCCGAGTGGGGCATCGCGGCCTTCACCGGCCGCCGTCCCGACGCCGCCCGGGCGCTGGCCCCCCAGGACGGGCTCTACACCCTGGTCGTGCGCACCGCCGAGGCGGACGACGTCGAGGTCATCGGGTCGGTGAGCGCGGTCCACGCCGCCGAGGACAACCCCGCGTGGCTCGACTACCTCCGCTCGGAGGAGACGGCCGTCGTCACGCTCACCGTCACGGAGGCGGGATACCGGCGCGCCGGGGAGCACCTCGACCTCGACCTCGACCACCCCGACGTCCGCGCCGACATCGAGGCGCTGCGCGAGGACCCCACGGCGCCGGCCCGCACCACGCCCGGGCGGCTCGTCGCCGGGCTCATCGCCCGCCGCGCCGCCGAGGGCGGCCCCCTCACGATCCTGTCCTGCGACAACCTCCCCGGCAACGGCGAGGTCGTCGCCACGGTCGTGCGCGAGCTCGCCGAGCAGGTGGAGCCCAGCCTCCTGCCGTGGCTGGACTCCGACGTCGACTTCGCCACGAGCATGGTCGACCGGATCACCCCGGCGACGACGGACGAGGAGCGGGCCACGGTGCGCGAGCACCTCGGCCTCGAGGACGCCTCCCCCGTCCCCACCGAGCCCTTCACCGAGTGGGTCATCCAGGGCCGCTTCCCCGCCGGGCGCCCCCGGTGGGAGGACGCCGGCGCCGTGCTCGTCGACGACGTCGCCCCCTACGAGCGCCGCAAGCTCTTCCTCCTCAACGGCTCCCACTCCCTCCTCGCCTACGCGGGCAGCATCCGTGGCCACCAGAGCGTGGCCGACGCGATCGCCGACCCCACGTGCCGCGCCTGGGTCGAGGCCTGGTGGGACGAGGCCGCCGCGCACGTCGGCCTGCCCGAGGCGGACATCGCTGCCTACCGCGCCGCCCTCCTCGAGCGGTACGGCAACCCGCGGATCCAGCACCTGCTCGCCCAGATCGCCAAGGACGGCTCGCAGAAGCTCCCCGTCCGGGTCCTGCCGACGCTGCGCGCCGAGCGCGCCGCGGGCCGCCTGCCGAGCGCCGCCGTCGTCGCGGTGGCGGCGTGGATCGCGCACCTGCGCGGGGCGGGCGCGCCGGTGGGGGACGTCCGTGCCGAGGAGGTCGTCGCGCTCGCCCGCGGCGAGCGGGCCGACGCCGTCCGCCGCGTCCTCGCCGAGCTCGCCCCCGACCTCGGCGCCGACGCCGAGCTGGCGACGGCCCTCACCGACCAGGTCGCCGCCTTCGAGACGGCGGCGGACGCCTAG